A genomic region of Blattabacterium cuenoti contains the following coding sequences:
- a CDS encoding HU family DNA-binding protein produces MTKADIITEIISETGSERIDTQKVIETFMKKIKQSLTSGENVYLRGFGSFIIKYRAKKLGRHISKDMSIIIPAHNIPAFKPAKSFTELVKKNVPIKK; encoded by the coding sequence ATGACAAAAGCAGATATAATAACAGAAATCATATCAGAAACTGGATCTGAAAGAATTGATACGCAAAAGGTGATAGAAACATTTATGAAAAAAATAAAACAAAGTTTAACATCGGGAGAAAATGTTTATTTAAGAGGATTCGGATCATTTATTATTAAATATAGAGCAAAAAAACTTGGACGCCATATATCCAAAGATATGTCTATTATAATTCCTGCGCATAATATCCCAGCATTTAAACCCGCAAAATCTTTTACAGAATTAGTTAAAAAAAATGTACCTATAAAGAAATAA
- the fabD gene encoding ACP S-malonyltransferase: MKAYLFPGQGSQFVGMGKDLYKNSHLAKKLFQLSDEILDFRITSVMFEGSMDILKNTKYTQLSIYIYSVIKAKISNNFEPDMVAGHSLGELSALAAIKVFSFEDGLRLVNQRATIMQKICESTYGGMAVIFGLEDSIIEEVCKKDHGIIVPSNYNSDEQLVISGEIQALRRVCFLLQKIGAKKIFFIPVQGAFHSPIMAPAQKEFKKIVNKIFFKNPKCPIYQNVTALPIIKSDDIKKNIVKQLTYPVKWKQSIKNMMNHRDISFTEIGPGNILQGLIKKISKNSV, encoded by the coding sequence ATGAAAGCTTATCTATTTCCTGGTCAAGGATCTCAATTTGTAGGAATGGGAAAAGATTTATATAAAAATTCTCATTTAGCAAAAAAATTATTTCAATTATCTGATGAAATTTTAGATTTTCGAATTACATCTGTAATGTTTGAAGGATCTATGGATATTTTAAAAAATACAAAATATACACAATTATCAATTTATATATATTCAGTTATAAAAGCAAAAATATCAAATAATTTTGAACCTGATATGGTAGCTGGACATTCTCTTGGAGAATTATCTGCTTTAGCTGCAATTAAAGTATTTTCTTTTGAAGATGGATTAAGATTAGTGAATCAAAGAGCTACAATTATGCAGAAAATTTGTGAATCAACCTATGGAGGGATGGCTGTTATATTCGGATTAGAAGACTCTATTATAGAAGAGGTCTGTAAAAAAGATCATGGGATTATAGTTCCATCTAATTATAATAGTGACGAACAGTTAGTCATTTCTGGAGAAATTCAAGCTTTGAGAAGAGTTTGTTTTCTTTTACAAAAAATAGGAGCTAAAAAAATATTTTTTATTCCTGTTCAGGGAGCTTTTCATTCTCCAATTATGGCTCCAGCCCAAAAAGAATTTAAAAAAATTGTAAATAAAATTTTTTTTAAAAATCCTAAATGTCCAATTTATCAAAATGTTACCGCTTTACCTATCATAAAATCAGATGATATAAAAAAAAATATTGTAAAACAATTGACTTATCCAGTGAAATGGAAACAATCTATAAAAAATATGATGAATCATAGAGATATTTCATTTACAGAAATAGGGCCAGGAAATATTTTACAAGGTTTAATTAAAAAAATATCAAAAAATTCTGTTTAA
- the mutL gene encoding DNA mismatch repair endonuclease MutL translates to MKNIIQFLPEKVIQQIAAGEIIQRPSSILRELLENAIDAKAKMIDIFIKDSGKTLIQLIDDGIGMSIDDAKMSIQRHATSKIKKTDDIFRIKTKGFRGEALASIALISQLEIQTKNKENGTGIHLFVEEGKIKKQIPLNMLKGTRISVKNIFYKLPVRRQFLKSSRIEFQHIIYEFYKIVLAHRDITYRFYHNDKIFFYFKKASLIERIQEIFKNKRKSLVPIFIKKNKIIIKGFVSIPDFSVKKGDQFLLINQRCVTHLLLHKKIIHSYKGFLKDFKTASYFIFIFIDTHLVNWNIHPTKKEVKLEEEETIGIIIQQEIKNILFHQYKVKNKELKNCDIFLSCKSFENDHLLNNFYDKLSDKEKVIKLENLFHKINESDSDPFNNNFKLTNDLSHYVYHKTDIKTFQINKKYIIFVLNNEHIILVDQHRAHQKILFEYFLRKKNLISQQFIFPIKVKLLETESISLNNIKNDLIHFGFHLYICKESVNLYSVPENIHQNMLVEVIQNIITYNFIKGEKNNKKKLIQIISKSASIKYGTKLYPEKMECIIKDLFSCHNPNYTYSGDPIFFVLKKNIF, encoded by the coding sequence ATGAAAAATATTATTCAATTTTTGCCTGAAAAAGTGATTCAGCAAATAGCAGCAGGAGAGATTATACAACGTCCTTCTTCTATTTTAAGAGAACTCTTAGAAAATGCAATAGATGCTAAGGCAAAAATGATTGATATTTTTATAAAAGATTCAGGAAAAACATTGATTCAATTAATAGATGACGGAATAGGAATGAGTATTGATGATGCTAAAATGAGTATTCAAAGACATGCAACTTCTAAAATTAAAAAAACTGATGATATTTTCAGAATTAAAACAAAAGGATTTAGAGGAGAAGCTTTAGCGTCTATAGCACTTATTTCTCAATTAGAAATACAAACTAAAAATAAAGAAAATGGAACAGGAATCCACCTTTTTGTAGAAGAAGGAAAAATAAAAAAACAAATTCCTTTAAATATGCTTAAAGGAACAAGAATTTCTGTAAAAAATATTTTTTATAAACTTCCTGTTAGAAGACAATTCTTAAAATCTTCTAGGATAGAATTTCAACATATTATTTATGAATTTTATAAAATTGTTTTAGCGCATAGAGATATAACATATCGTTTTTATCATAACGATAAAATTTTCTTTTATTTTAAAAAAGCTTCTTTAATAGAAAGAATTCAAGAAATTTTTAAAAATAAAAGAAAAAGTTTAGTCCCCATTTTTATAAAAAAAAATAAAATTATTATAAAAGGATTTGTTAGTATTCCAGATTTTTCAGTAAAAAAAGGAGATCAATTTTTATTAATCAATCAACGTTGTGTTACACATTTACTTTTACATAAAAAAATTATTCATTCTTATAAAGGTTTTTTAAAAGATTTCAAAACTGCTTCTTATTTTATTTTTATTTTTATAGATACTCATTTAGTAAATTGGAATATACACCCAACAAAAAAAGAAGTAAAATTAGAAGAAGAAGAAACTATTGGTATAATAATTCAACAAGAAATTAAAAATATTCTATTTCATCAATATAAAGTAAAAAACAAAGAGTTAAAAAATTGTGATATTTTTTTATCTTGTAAATCATTTGAAAATGATCATTTATTAAATAATTTTTATGATAAACTTTCTGATAAAGAAAAAGTCATTAAATTGGAAAATTTATTTCATAAAATTAATGAATCTGATTCTGATCCATTCAATAACAATTTTAAATTAACAAATGATTTATCTCATTATGTTTATCATAAAACAGATATAAAGACTTTTCAAATCAATAAAAAATACATAATTTTTGTATTGAACAATGAGCATATAATACTGGTTGATCAACATAGAGCACATCAAAAGATATTATTTGAATACTTTTTAAGAAAAAAAAACTTGATAAGTCAACAATTTATTTTTCCTATAAAAGTAAAGCTGTTGGAAACAGAATCCATTTCTCTAAATAATATAAAAAATGATTTGATCCATTTTGGATTTCATTTATATATTTGCAAAGAGTCTGTTAATTTATATTCTGTTCCTGAAAATATACATCAAAATATGTTGGTTGAAGTCATTCAAAATATTATAACATATAATTTTATTAAAGGAGAAAAAAATAATAAAAAAAAACTTATTCAAATTATATCCAAATCGGCATCTATAAAGTACGGAACAAAGTTATATCCTGAGAAAATGGAATGTATAATTAAAGATTTATTTTCTTGTCATAATCCAAATTATACGTATTCAGGTGATCCCATCTTTTTTGTTTTAAAAAAAAATATTTTTTAA
- a CDS encoding tetratricopeptide repeat protein produces the protein MKRNHIFFSIIFIIIIVSTFIFLKKFFLYPLEEKAIKELNYAQQFLYQGDIDKALNKKNIKINYLGFSGIASKFPFYFTKAGNISKFYAGICYYKLGDYKESIKMMKSFSAKDEILSSIKYGIIGDAFTQMKNKKEALKNYVIAANMRENEITTPLYYYKAALLNFSMKNYEDSKYFLKKIENKYPFFLYKKNVEKYLMFIENKL, from the coding sequence ATGAAAAGAAATCATATTTTTTTTTCTATCATATTTATAATCATAATAGTTAGTACATTTATTTTTTTAAAAAAATTTTTTTTATATCCATTAGAAGAAAAAGCGATAAAAGAATTGAATTATGCTCAACAATTTCTTTATCAAGGAGATATAGATAAAGCTTTAAATAAAAAAAATATTAAAATAAATTATTTAGGATTTTCAGGAATAGCTTCTAAATTTCCATTTTATTTCACTAAAGCGGGAAATATATCTAAATTTTATGCAGGAATTTGTTATTATAAATTGGGAGATTACAAAGAATCTATAAAAATGATGAAAAGTTTTTCTGCAAAAGATGAGATTTTATCTTCTATAAAATATGGAATTATAGGTGATGCTTTTACTCAAATGAAAAATAAAAAAGAAGCATTAAAAAATTACGTTATAGCTGCAAATATGAGAGAAAATGAAATCACAACTCCTCTTTATTATTACAAAGCAGCTTTATTAAATTTTTCTATGAAAAACTATGAAGATTCTAAATATTTTCTAAAAAAAATAGAAAATAAATATCCTTTTTTTTTGTATAAAAAAAACGTAGAAAAATATCTTATGTTTATTGAAAATAAGTTATAA
- a CDS encoding Rne/Rng family ribonuclease: MNKELIINAINAKEQEVKIALLEEGKLLELHRDIFNKKFSVGDIYLGIVKKILYGLNAAIIDIGHSKGSFLHYDDLGFQIDQMLDLTSKNNIKKEFNNYENKEKENSIDHILHIGQKILVQISKEPISNKGLKLTTKICIPGRNLILIPFSEKISISKKIKDIKERKRLISYIKKIIPNKFGIIIRTVADNEMEKVLNDELIFLIKKWKKILNKLMNLLPPVCVLSENNKTYCLLRDIFNDDFKSIYCNNDFLCQEIQSYLSLIAPKKASIIKYYKGNIPIFQKYGIEKQIQIFLGKNVPLENGAYLIIEHTEALHVIDVNSGINNHMMKNCTESDRINNILKINLLAATEIARQLRLRDMGGIIIVDFIDMFHSIQKKQLYEHLKKKMKNDRAKHKILPPNKFGLVQFTRHRVRPELNKMNINNKQPKNYPNNYIYHLEFVIETIIKNKNHKGIQLHIHSFVSAYLKKGFPSIQQKWLLKYKKWIKIIPKDSFKYTEYKILNKNNEIVSSSFYVH; the protein is encoded by the coding sequence ATGAATAAAGAGTTAATTATAAATGCAATAAATGCAAAAGAACAAGAAGTTAAAATAGCTCTTTTAGAAGAAGGAAAGTTACTTGAGCTTCATAGAGATATTTTTAATAAAAAATTCTCTGTAGGAGATATTTACTTGGGAATAGTTAAAAAAATTTTATATGGATTAAATGCTGCTATCATAGATATAGGACATTCAAAAGGATCTTTTTTGCATTATGACGATCTTGGATTTCAAATAGATCAAATGTTGGATTTAACATCCAAAAATAACATAAAAAAAGAATTTAATAATTACGAAAATAAAGAGAAAGAAAATTCTATAGATCATATATTGCATATTGGACAAAAAATATTGGTTCAAATTTCAAAAGAGCCTATTTCCAATAAAGGATTAAAACTAACTACAAAAATTTGTATTCCAGGCAGGAATTTAATACTTATCCCTTTTTCGGAAAAAATTTCTATTTCTAAAAAAATAAAAGATATAAAAGAAAGAAAAAGATTAATTTCTTATATAAAGAAAATAATACCTAATAAATTTGGAATTATTATTCGTACAGTTGCTGATAATGAAATGGAAAAAGTTTTGAATGATGAATTAATTTTTTTAATAAAAAAATGGAAAAAAATATTAAATAAGTTAATGAACCTTTTGCCTCCAGTTTGTGTATTGAGTGAAAATAATAAAACTTATTGTTTATTAAGAGATATATTCAATGATGATTTTAAATCTATTTATTGTAATAACGATTTTCTTTGTCAAGAAATTCAGTCATATTTATCTTTAATTGCACCCAAAAAAGCCAGTATAATTAAATATTATAAAGGAAATATTCCCATATTTCAAAAATATGGAATAGAAAAACAAATACAAATTTTTTTAGGAAAAAATGTTCCTCTTGAAAATGGAGCTTATCTTATTATAGAACATACTGAAGCTTTACATGTTATAGATGTTAATAGTGGAATAAATAATCATATGATGAAAAATTGTACAGAATCAGATAGAATTAATAACATATTGAAAATAAATTTATTAGCGGCAACTGAAATAGCAAGACAATTAAGATTAAGAGACATGGGAGGTATAATTATAGTAGATTTTATAGATATGTTTCATTCCATTCAAAAAAAACAATTATATGAACATTTAAAGAAAAAAATGAAAAATGATAGAGCCAAACATAAAATTTTACCTCCAAATAAATTTGGTTTAGTTCAATTTACTCGTCATAGAGTAAGACCTGAATTAAACAAAATGAATATAAATAATAAACAACCTAAAAATTATCCCAATAATTATATTTATCATTTAGAATTTGTTATAGAAACTATTATAAAAAATAAAAATCATAAAGGAATACAATTACACATCCATTCTTTTGTTTCAGCTTATTTAAAAAAAGGATTTCCTTCTATTCAACAAAAATGGTTATTAAAATATAAAAAATGGATTAAAATAATCCCAAAAGATTCATTTAAATACACAGAATATAAAATTCTAAATAAAAATAACGAAATCGTATCATCTTCTTTTTATGTTCATTAA
- the ribH gene encoding 6,7-dimethyl-8-ribityllumazine synthase has protein sequence MKTEPTYSLDEKKIKNANLKLAIIVSLWNRDITSRLYKGAYETLIQSGILKEKIKTWEVPGSFELIYSSKKIAHCYNFDSIIVIGSLIQGETLHFKYLCQAISHGIKDINIIYDVPVIFCILSDRNQQQSFDRSGGKNGNKGIESAKTAIYMSLFRKSIK, from the coding sequence ATGAAAACAGAACCTACTTATTCATTAGATGAAAAAAAAATAAAAAATGCCAATTTAAAATTGGCTATTATTGTTTCTTTATGGAACAGAGATATTACAAGTAGGTTATATAAAGGAGCTTATGAAACTTTAATTCAATCAGGAATATTAAAAGAAAAAATTAAGACTTGGGAAGTCCCTGGAAGTTTTGAATTAATTTATTCTTCTAAAAAAATAGCTCATTGTTATAATTTTGATTCCATCATTGTAATAGGGTCTTTAATCCAAGGAGAAACTCTTCATTTTAAATATTTATGTCAAGCTATTTCGCATGGAATTAAAGATATTAACATTATATATGATGTTCCTGTTATATTTTGTATTCTTTCTGATAGAAATCAACAACAATCTTTTGATCGATCAGGAGGAAAAAATGGAAATAAAGGGATAGAATCTGCTAAAACAGCCATATATATGTCTTTATTTAGAAAATCTATAAAATGA
- a CDS encoding GYDIA family GHMP kinase yields the protein MHLRRRFFYSHGKLLLTGEYFILYGASGLALPTIKGQSLTIFQHNLSSVLHWKSYNEINKPWFEGVFHLPSLDICYETEKNTALKLRDLLLRSKKIQNNFLPNELGIYVKTQLEFPRNWGLGSSSTLINNIAKWAKIDPYMLLGYPFTGSGYDIACVSTSKPIIYKLMNQKPHIVPIEFNPPFKDKLFFLHLNKKQNTCNEIQSFRSNISNISNENIEAISFITQRIPFCQTLKEFEELLFKHENIISKILNIPTIKEIYFPDYLGVVKSLGAWGGDFVLISSRKGMKNYFSNRGFDTLISFDEMIFKI from the coding sequence ATGCATCTACGTAGACGTTTTTTTTATAGTCATGGAAAACTATTGTTAACAGGAGAATATTTTATTTTATATGGAGCTTCTGGATTAGCTCTCCCTACAATTAAAGGACAATCATTAACTATATTTCAACACAATTTATCTTCTGTTTTACATTGGAAAAGTTATAATGAAATCAATAAACCATGGTTTGAAGGGGTCTTTCACCTTCCTTCTTTAGATATTTGTTACGAAACAGAAAAAAATACGGCTCTTAAACTAAGAGATTTATTGTTAAGATCTAAAAAAATTCAAAATAATTTTCTTCCTAATGAATTAGGAATATATGTAAAAACACAATTAGAATTTCCCAGAAATTGGGGGTTAGGTAGTAGCTCAACTTTAATTAATAACATAGCTAAATGGGCTAAAATAGATCCTTACATGTTATTAGGTTATCCCTTTACAGGTAGTGGATATGACATAGCTTGTGTTTCTACTTCAAAACCCATAATTTATAAACTTATGAATCAAAAACCTCATATTGTTCCCATAGAATTTAATCCACCATTTAAAGATAAACTTTTTTTTCTGCATCTAAATAAAAAACAAAATACTTGTAATGAAATACAATCTTTTCGTTCTAATATATCTAATATTTCTAATGAAAATATTGAGGCCATATCTTTTATCACTCAAAGAATTCCTTTTTGTCAAACATTAAAAGAATTTGAAGAATTATTGTTTAAACATGAAAATATCATCTCCAAAATATTAAACATTCCTACTATTAAAGAAATTTATTTTCCAGACTATTTAGGAGTCGTAAAAAGTCTTGGAGCTTGGGGAGGGGATTTTGTTTTAATAAGTTCTAGAAAAGGAATGAAAAATTATTTTTCTAATAGGGGTTTTGATACTCTTATTTCATTTGATGAAATGATTTTTAAAATATAA
- a CDS encoding A/G-specific adenine glycosylase, with translation MDFSIKIINWYKKNHRKLPWRETKNKYYILVSEFMLQQTRVSKNIIKYYLNFIKNFPSLEKLAQAEEKDVLKKWEGLGYYSRAKYLHSFAKKLKNNKNFFPKTYQELIKYKGIGPYTGAAIASICFHEVIPAIDGNACRVFSRYLGIYNDITSTATKNMFRDTVSKIMDFEQPGIFNQAIMDLGSLLCTPKIPKCFLCPVKDSCFSIKNGIVHKLPIKKIKKLIKNRFFYYIFISDRDKNICLNKRSTKDIWKGLYDFPLIESKKNLSIHEIKDKIWKKFRIETSNYLSFKYKIIHKLSHQILSIRFFYCKILQDLKKNIFFYNFFFIPHNKIKEFPFPRPIILFLKYKKMI, from the coding sequence ATGGATTTTTCTATAAAAATAATAAATTGGTACAAAAAAAATCATCGAAAACTTCCTTGGAGAGAAACTAAAAATAAATATTATATATTGGTTTCAGAGTTTATGTTGCAACAAACAAGAGTTTCAAAAAACATAATAAAGTATTATTTAAACTTTATAAAAAACTTTCCAAGTTTAGAAAAACTAGCTCAAGCAGAAGAAAAAGATGTATTAAAAAAATGGGAGGGATTAGGATATTATTCTAGAGCGAAATATTTACATTCTTTTGCTAAAAAATTAAAAAATAATAAAAATTTTTTTCCCAAAACATATCAGGAATTAATAAAATATAAAGGAATCGGTCCATATACTGGAGCGGCTATAGCATCTATATGTTTTCATGAAGTCATACCTGCTATTGATGGAAATGCTTGTAGAGTTTTTTCTAGATATTTAGGAATATACAATGATATCACATCCACTGCTACGAAAAATATGTTTCGAGATACTGTTTCAAAAATAATGGATTTTGAACAGCCAGGAATTTTTAATCAAGCAATTATGGATTTAGGTTCTCTTTTATGTACTCCAAAAATTCCTAAATGTTTTTTATGTCCAGTTAAAGATTCTTGTTTTTCTATTAAAAATGGAATTGTACATAAATTACCTATAAAAAAAATAAAAAAATTGATAAAAAATAGATTTTTTTATTATATTTTCATATCTGATCGTGATAAGAATATTTGTTTAAATAAAAGATCAACTAAAGATATATGGAAAGGCCTTTATGATTTTCCTTTAATAGAATCGAAAAAAAATCTTTCAATTCATGAAATAAAAGATAAAATTTGGAAAAAATTCAGAATAGAAACTTCAAACTATTTGAGTTTTAAATATAAAATCATACATAAACTGAGTCATCAAATTTTATCAATTAGATTTTTTTATTGTAAAATTTTGCAAGATTTAAAGAAAAATATATTTTTTTATAATTTTTTTTTTATCCCACATAATAAAATAAAAGAATTTCCTTTTCCTCGTCCTATTATTTTATTTTTAAAATATAAAAAAATGATTTAG
- the gldE gene encoding gliding motility-associated protein GldE: protein MEKEFYTNVFLEKTLYLVFYFALIIILLLFSALISGSETAFFCIEKKTLDRERKKNFSKGNIIFQILRKKKKLLATILISNNFSNIGIVILSSYLITEFLQKNNLVIYNQFHIPIHFILEVVVLTFILLLFGEIIPKIYASKNNFRFAIFMAKPLIFLSKILDPISKIIIFISRSIEKKVIKKKNLISVDQLSKALKITSPNQKNVKERQFLQRIVDFGNTETHQIMTPRIDMFALNSNKNFSDVLELVRRQGYSRVPVYNNGIDDIEGVLFSKDLLPFIYNTNFKWNRLIHPPFFVPEKKKIDDLLSDFKKRKIHLAIVVDEYGGTCGLVTLEDVIEEIVGDIIDEFDEEDMSYSKLNQNNYLFDGKTSLINFYRIMDIQEQEEVFFENKKGDADTLGGFIMEINKEFPKKKQKINFLNYSFFIKSIDHKRIKTIEVIRKKCIK from the coding sequence TTGGAAAAAGAATTTTATACAAATGTTTTTTTAGAAAAAACTTTATATTTAGTTTTTTATTTTGCATTAATAATAATACTATTATTATTTTCTGCACTTATATCTGGATCAGAAACTGCTTTTTTTTGTATTGAAAAAAAAACTCTTGACAGAGAGAGAAAAAAAAACTTTTCTAAAGGAAATATTATTTTTCAAATTCTTAGAAAGAAAAAAAAACTCTTAGCAACAATATTAATATCTAATAATTTTTCTAATATTGGAATTGTTATATTAAGTTCTTATTTAATAACAGAATTTTTACAAAAAAATAATCTGGTTATTTACAACCAATTTCATATTCCTATTCATTTTATTTTAGAGGTAGTAGTTCTTACTTTTATTTTACTTTTATTTGGAGAAATAATACCTAAAATATATGCTAGTAAAAATAATTTTCGTTTTGCTATTTTTATGGCAAAGCCATTAATATTTCTTAGCAAAATATTAGATCCAATCAGTAAGATCATAATTTTTATTTCAAGATCTATAGAAAAAAAAGTAATAAAAAAAAAGAATCTAATTTCTGTAGATCAACTTTCAAAGGCTTTGAAAATAACGTCTCCAAATCAAAAAAATGTTAAAGAACGTCAATTCTTACAAAGAATTGTTGATTTTGGAAATACAGAAACACATCAAATTATGACCCCAAGAATAGATATGTTTGCTTTAAATAGTAATAAAAATTTTTCTGATGTTTTAGAATTAGTTCGTAGGCAAGGATACTCTCGTGTTCCTGTTTATAATAATGGGATTGATGACATAGAAGGAGTTCTTTTTTCTAAAGATCTCCTTCCATTTATTTATAATACAAATTTTAAATGGAATAGACTTATTCATCCTCCTTTTTTTGTTCCAGAAAAAAAAAAGATAGATGATCTTTTAAGCGATTTTAAAAAAAGAAAAATACATTTAGCTATTGTGGTAGATGAATATGGAGGAACATGTGGATTAGTTACTCTTGAAGATGTGATTGAGGAAATAGTGGGGGATATTATTGATGAATTTGATGAAGAAGACATGTCCTATTCTAAATTAAACCAAAACAATTATTTATTTGATGGAAAAACTTCCTTAATTAATTTCTATCGTATTATGGATATTCAAGAACAAGAAGAAGTTTTTTTTGAGAATAAAAAAGGCGACGCAGATACTTTAGGAGGATTTATTATGGAAATAAATAAAGAATTTCCAAAAAAAAAACAGAAAATAAATTTTTTAAACTATTCTTTTTTTATAAAAAGTATTGATCATAAAAGGATAAAAACTATAGAAGTGATAAGAAAAAAATGTATTAAATAA
- a CDS encoding citrate synthase, producing the protein MCSIVNFNINGYHYKLPVIYGTFYEKAINISKLRENTGFITFDPGFKNTGITKSSISFIDGEKGELLYRGYPIEEIINKCSFIETSYLILNGELPNTAQLKYFSEKIKKFNHIHRKINQILDKIPNFYHPMGILSSLIYILDAFINCLQEEEMYLHLLAKLPILAALTYRKKVGLPPPHADPRLDYTSNLLKMFFSIPNKSYKQNPIITDALNKILILHADHEQNCSTTTVRLLGSAHAGLFSSISAGMSALWGRLHGGANQAVIEMLEAILQSGGNIKKWIEKAKNKKDPFRLMGFGHRIYKNFDPRAKIAKKVAENVIQKLGISDPILELAKNLEENALQDSYFVEKKLYPNIDFYSGIIYQAIGLPKDMFTVMFALGRLPGWMAHWKEMKLNRDPIIRPRQIYIGYKKRNIKNN; encoded by the coding sequence ATGTGCAGTATCGTAAATTTTAATATCAATGGATATCATTATAAACTTCCTGTAATTTATGGAACTTTTTATGAAAAAGCTATTAATATTTCTAAATTAAGAGAAAATACAGGTTTTATCACATTTGATCCAGGATTTAAAAATACAGGAATTACTAAAAGTTCCATTAGTTTTATAGATGGAGAGAAAGGAGAACTTTTGTATAGAGGATATCCCATTGAAGAAATTATTAACAAATGTTCGTTTATAGAAACAAGTTATCTGATTTTAAATGGAGAACTTCCTAATACTGCACAATTAAAGTATTTTTCTGAAAAAATCAAAAAATTTAATCATATTCATCGAAAAATAAACCAAATACTTGATAAAATTCCTAATTTTTATCATCCAATGGGGATTTTATCTTCTTTGATTTATATTTTAGATGCATTTATAAATTGTTTACAGGAAGAAGAAATGTATCTACATTTGTTAGCTAAATTACCTATATTGGCTGCATTAACTTACAGAAAAAAGGTAGGGTTACCTCCTCCTCATGCAGATCCTCGTCTTGATTATACATCTAATTTATTAAAAATGTTTTTTTCTATTCCTAATAAATCTTATAAACAAAATCCAATTATTACGGATGCTTTGAATAAAATTTTAATATTACACGCTGATCATGAGCAAAATTGTTCTACAACAACCGTTCGTTTATTAGGTTCTGCTCATGCTGGATTATTTTCATCTATATCTGCTGGGATGAGTGCTCTTTGGGGTAGATTACATGGGGGGGCTAATCAAGCTGTCATTGAAATGTTAGAAGCTATTTTACAAAGTGGGGGAAATATAAAGAAGTGGATAGAAAAAGCTAAAAATAAGAAAGATCCATTTCGACTCATGGGATTTGGACATAGAATTTATAAAAATTTTGATCCTAGAGCGAAAATAGCTAAAAAAGTAGCTGAAAATGTGATTCAAAAATTAGGTATTTCTGATCCAATATTGGAATTAGCCAAAAATCTTGAAGAAAATGCTCTTCAGGATTCTTATTTTGTAGAAAAAAAACTTTATCCTAATATTGATTTCTATTCCGGAATTATTTATCAAGCTATAGGTCTTCCAAAAGATATGTTTACTGTAATGTTTGCTTTAGGGAGGTTACCAGGATGGATGGCTCATTGGAAAGAAATGAAATTAAATAGAGATCCCATAATAAGACCTAGACAAATTTATATAGGATATAAAAAGAGAAATATAAAAAATAATTAG